The following proteins are co-located in the Plectropomus leopardus isolate mb unplaced genomic scaffold, YSFRI_Pleo_2.0 unplaced_scaffold22474, whole genome shotgun sequence genome:
- the LOC121965948 gene encoding tripartite motif-containing protein 16-like protein: MSAAPVKKTEAAPADEDLREKLTDVSLTGTEETQPEPKTRAQFLKLSREMSLDPNTAFTQLLLSEDRNATVTEEGQSYPDHPDRFTECLQVLSRDSLTGRCYWEVGWTGSGLCLAVAYESISRSGDLDACRFGFNDKSWALFCDQNSYYFIHNKVRTQVSGPVSSRVGVYLDHGAGILSFYSVSETRTLLHRVQTIFTQPLHAGLWPYFYGDSAELSPLR, encoded by the coding sequence atgTCTGCAGCTCCGGTGAAGAAGACTGAAGCTGCTCCTGCTGATGAAGATTTGAGAGAGAAACTCACAGACGTCTCACTGACAGGGACGGAAGAGACCCAACCGGAGCCCAAAACCAGAGCCCAGTTCCTAAAACTGTCACGTGAGATGAGCCTGGATCCAAACACAGCATTCACACAGCTGCTATTGTCAGAGGACAGAAACGCGACGGTAACCGAAGAGGGGCAGTCTTATCCGGATCACCCGGACAGATTCACCGAGTGTCTCCAGGTCCTGAGCAGAGACAGTCTCACTGGACGCTGTTACTGGGAGGTGGGGTGGACAGGGTCAGGACTTTGTTTAGCAGTCGCGTACGAGTCCATCAGCAGATCCGGGGACTTGGACGCATGTAGATTTGGATTCAATGACAAGTCCTGGGCGTTGTTTTGTGACCAaaacagttattattttatccACAACAAAGTCCGAACTCAGGTCTCAGGTCCTGTGTCCTCCAGAGTCGGGGTGTACCTGGATCACGGTGCAGGGATTCTGTCCTTCTACAGCGTCTCTGAGACCAGGACTCTCCTCCACAGAGTCCAGACCATCTTCACT